The Aeromonas encheleia genomic sequence CGCGGGGCTGATGGGCACGCTACGGCTCTTCTTGCTCTTGGTGCGGGTGAAGGTCACGCGGTTGGGAGATACCTGGGACTGGGTCAGCTCTTCCACCTCAGACCAGCGGGCGCCAGTGGCAAGGCAGAGTTTCACCACCATCAGTAGATCGGGGCTTGGGCTCTCGGCGCAGGCGGTCAGCAGGCGCTTGAGTTCATCGGGATAGAGAAAGGCCAGCTCAGCCTCGGCCACCTTATAAGCCCGCAGGCCATCAAGGGGGTTTTCACCCTGCCACTCCCCTAGCCTTTTCAGCTCGTTGAATACCGCCCGCAGGTAGGCATGTTCGCGGTTCACCGTGTTGGGAGTGACACCCTGCTTCTCCTGGTTGATGGCACGCCGATCGGTAATGTCGCCAGATAGGCGGGCTTCACGATAGGCGGCAAAGTCACGGGCAGAGAAGTTGACCGCCAGCGGATCTCCCAAGGAGTGGCAGACTGTCAGCAGCTTGGATTTGCGGGCCTCACCATCGCGCAGGCTCTGACCATGGCGGCCAAACCAGAGTTCAACCAGATCGGAGAGGCGCCGGCCGTCGGTTGGCTCCCCCTGCCCTTCCAGCCAGGGCTTGCCCTTGTCCGGGTCCAGCACGAAGCGCTCGAACGCCAGCGCCTCGCCCTTGGTGGCAAACTGCTTGCGCACACGCGGTGCATTGGGATTGGCCTTGCTAGGCCGCCCTTCCGGGTAGATTTCGGCAAGCCACTTGCCGGATGTCTGTTTTCTTACTGCCATAATCCCTCCATCAAACCACTGTGATTATATACAGCCATCAGTAGAGATTGGGAGTGTTTGGTTTCGGCAAGATAAACTTCGCCTGTGACACAAGCTCCTCGATGAGAGCGAAAAAGGCTGGTATACTCGCACGCTGTTTGAAGATGAGTTTTGGAGTTTTGACCTTGACAATTCGTGCTGTTGATTTGTTCTGTGGTGCAGGTGGCCTAACACACGGACTCGTTAGAGCCGGAATAGATGTTGTTGCCGGATACGACATCGTAGAAACCTGCAGGTATGCCTATGAACACAACAATAAAGCTAGGTTCATTAATCAGAGCGTTACTGATCTAACTGCAGATGAACTTGCTACGCACTTTGAGGGAGCAGAGGTGACTCTGTTAGCTGGTTGCGCCCCATGCCAACCATTCTCCACATACTCCAGAAACAGAAACAATCAGGAAGATGAACGTTCTGGTTTACTTGGCAGTTTTGGAGCCTTAATTGAACAGGTAAGGCCCGATTACGTAACTATGG encodes the following:
- a CDS encoding site-specific integrase, whose protein sequence is MAVRKQTSGKWLAEIYPEGRPSKANPNAPRVRKQFATKGEALAFERFVLDPDKGKPWLEGQGEPTDGRRLSDLVELWFGRHGQSLRDGEARKSKLLTVCHSLGDPLAVNFSARDFAAYREARLSGDITDRRAINQEKQGVTPNTVNREHAYLRAVFNELKRLGEWQGENPLDGLRAYKVAEAELAFLYPDELKRLLTACAESPSPDLLMVVKLCLATGARWSEVEELTQSQVSPNRVTFTRTKSKKSRSVPISPALYAQLPRKRGRLFGDCYRAFEMVVERAGLELPAGQNTHVLRHTFASHFMMNGGNILVLQKILGHSTIAMTMRYAHFAPDHLEDAVRLNPLSVCGLN